From bacterium, one genomic window encodes:
- the hemC gene encoding hydroxymethylbilane synthase: protein MKKIIIGTRGSSLALTQTKEIVTQLKKLCPQIQTGIKIIKTKGDKITDVPLSKVGGKGLFIKELEEALLRGAIDLAVHSMKDVPVDLPSGLMIGAITKRLDPRDVLISNDNKRLEELPAGAIIGTSSPRRKAQLIYYRQDLKIVDLRGNLDTRIKKLNSVDAIV from the coding sequence ATGAAAAAAATAATTATTGGCACCAGAGGTAGTTCATTAGCATTAACCCAGACAAAGGAAATAGTAACACAACTTAAAAAATTATGCCCACAAATCCAAACAGGTATTAAAATTATCAAGACAAAAGGCGATAAAATAACGGATGTGCCATTGTCTAAAGTTGGGGGGAAGGGATTATTTATTAAGGAATTAGAAGAGGCTTTATTAAGAGGGGCAATTGACCTGGCAGTGCATTCGATGAAGGATGTGCCTGTTGATTTGCCTTCAGGCTTAATGATTGGGGCAATTACTAAACGGCTTGACCCAAGAGATGTTTTAATCTCTAATGATAATAAACGATTAGAAGAGCTTCCAGCCGGAGCAATAATTGGCACAAGTAGTCCAAGAAGAAAGGCACAACTTATTTATTATCGTCAGGATTTAAAGATTGTCGATTTACGAGGTAATTTAGATACAAGAATAAAAAAATTAAACTCTGTAGATGCAATAGT